Genomic window (Brevibacterium paucivorans):
CTCCGACATGATCCCGGAGGCCTCGAGGCGTGAACATTCCGCAACATAAGCGGGGTGGGTCAAATAGTAGGTTGTGGGGAACGGCGAGCCGTCTTCAAGACGAGGTGCTGTTGCAATAACGAGTGGTTCCCCGGTGACTGATCGAGCAGCGATACCAAGTACTCCCCTGGGGATACGGCCCAACTGTTGGCGCACAATTTCTAAATCTGCCTTACTGGCCAGGCCAACCATTGTTATTCCTCCGTTGCTAGCCCCACGGTCTTGAGAGAGTCCGAAAGTTCAACATACCAGGGACGTTGCCGTTCACCTTTATTTGCCTGGTTCGTTGAAGCGTGCTCATTCTTGTCAGATTCTACGATAAAGATCTTTTCGCCCGGTTTGGCGTAATGGTATTCGTCCCGCGCACGCCGTTCCATGTACTTGGGGTCTTTAAGATCCCGTTGTTTCTTCTCAAGGTCTTTGATCTCTTGTTCGGTCGCTTCGTTATCGCGTTCCAAAGCACTGATCTGTTGTGCTTGCCGGATACCTGTGCTCACAGTGGGCACGAACATGAGCCCGACCAGAAGAAAAACTGCCACGAGGGTCGCTTTGCGCCCAAAGCTCAAACGCTTG
Coding sequences:
- a CDS encoding FtsB family cell division protein; its protein translation is MSKKPQSRRATSSSETSGRTSTSGRPTRRKRLSFGRKATLVAVFLLVGLMFVPTVSTGIRQAQQISALERDNEATEQEIKDLEKKQRDLKDPKYMERRARDEYHYAKPGEKIFIVESDKNEHASTNQANKGERQRPWYVELSDSLKTVGLATEE